A window of Glycine soja cultivar W05 chromosome 2, ASM419377v2, whole genome shotgun sequence genomic DNA:
CAGTCTCCCCTTTGgttgcgttttctgttttctCCCTTTCCATGGTAGGACCAATGCTAGGTTTAGGGAAGTATCAGAtcgagctctgataccatataGAAAAATGAAGTGTATTTTTCTATGTTTGAAAAAGGTACAATGGTGTGTATAAATAGGGTTATTCTGTACACTAATTTAGAGCTAAAAATCAAGAACCCAAATCCCTATAATTGTTGTAactaagaaaggaaagaaatcaTAACAAATCCTAACTATAGTTGTACAATCAAAATCGCATGATTCTGTCCAATTTCCGCAATCATCTATAATTCTTGTTTGTTATCTTTTTGGTCTCTACTTTAAtccttttttaactttttgttaGCATGTTATTCCTTCCTTTTGAGAACTGAATTTGTGCTGTGAAAACAGTCAACTGTTGTTTTCCAGGTTAAGCTCTGTGAAGAATCTTATGTACTGTGGCTCATGTACATCAATAGTCGGGGGAAGCTTGCTGACCGATTGGTTGCCTATGATTCTGCTCTCTCAGTGCTCTGCCAACATACATCTGCCAGTCCCTAGGGCATAATACATGAAAGTGCATGCATCTTAGACCTGTTTTTACAAATGATGCATTGCCTATGCATGTCAGGGAATGTTGAGAAGGCCATTGAAAGAAGTTATGGAATATTCTCTACTACAACAAAATCCAATGAGTCTCATCATCTGTCACTCTTAGAAATACTCAATTGCTTAACTGTTTCTGACAAATGTGTATTCTGGGTTTGTTGTGTTTACTTAGTTATTTACAGGAGACTGCCTGATGCTGTTCAGAAGTTTGAATCAGAGAAAGGTCTCCTTGATAATGAATGGCCCTTTGTCAGTTTATCTGAAGATGGCTATTAAACTTGTGGAAACAGCTATTGAATCTATTGATTCTTTTGTCTATCGTGAATCTGTAAAAAGTGAAGTTAATCTCAGGTCTGCTCAACTTTTTGCTCTCAATCATCTCAGATGCATGGCTGCCCTTGATAACAAAGAATGCTTTAGAGATTTGCTGGATAAATATGTTGAGCAGTATCCTTCCTGCATAGAATTGGTCCTGGCATCAGCTCTTATACAGAAACAGGATATTAATGTTGATAGTTTCATGGGATTTGAGGAAGCCATTAACAGATGGTCAATAGAAGTTCCTGGAATCCAGTGCATCTGGAATCAGTACATTGAAAATGCTATCCACAATCGAAGAATTGATCTGGCAAAAGCAATTACAATCTGGTGGTTCAAATCTATTTGGCAAGTACAAGTACAAAATCTCCCAAATGGAGGGATGGAGATCACTGATGATGGTAATTCTTGTGGCTCCCTGGGATTGGATTCAAAATCTGTTTCAGACAGATCCAGTTATGATCATAAACAGATAGATATGATGTTTTGATTTCTTAATCTgtctttctataattttttacagAATGATAAAACAGCAGCATGCATTGCTTTGGACAAGGCTAAGAGTACTGCTAGTTTTGGAGGTTTAGAGCAATGTATAAAGACATATGTAATGTTTCTGGTTTATGATGCGTGGAGCTTGAAGGAGGATGGTTCTGATGGTGCCATCAAGAAGAATTTGGAGTTGTATGCTGATGGTTCCTCTCAAGCATTGCTAGTTCCCAAGGTGTTGACCAGAAAATTTGTTGACAGCATCAAGAAGCCAAGAGTGCAGCCATATTAAGTCCAGTTTCATTTGACTGTTCTCTGCTAAATTTGATACTTCAGTTATGGTTTGGTTCATCTATTTTACCACAAACTGTTAGTGACCCCAAACATCTGGTGGATTTTGTTGAAGCCATTATGGAGGTTGTTCCTCACAACTTCCCATTAGCTATTGTTGTTTGCAAGCTACTAACCAAGGAATACAATTCTGACTCAAACTCAGCCAGTCTATGGTTTTGGGCTTGTTCAAGCCTGCTAAA
This region includes:
- the LOC114385322 gene encoding uncharacterized protein LOC114385322, giving the protein MLFRSLNQRKVSLIMNGPLSVYLKMAIKLVETAIESIDSFVYRESVKSEVNLRSAQLFALNHLRCMAALDNKECFRDLLDKYVEQYPSCIELVLASALIQKQDINVDSFMGFEEAINRWSIEVPGIQCIWNQYIENAIHNRRIDLAKAITIWWFKSIWQVQVQNLPNGGMEITDDE